In Candidatus Deferrimicrobium sp., the following proteins share a genomic window:
- the rfaE2 gene encoding D-glycero-beta-D-manno-heptose 1-phosphate adenylyltransferase — MPRGPESPRIPEDPSARVIPRRGVRALCARLRSEGKRIVFTNGCFDLLHAGHAQYLRRAAALGDVLLVGLNSDASVRRLKGAGRPVQKASDRAYLLASLSCVSYVTIFPEDTPARLIGEVIPHVLVKGGDWKGKKIVGSDMVRAHGGVVKTIRFLHGRSTTSILARAAEIRRKSPGSSGGRTGTSQSPPVS; from the coding sequence ATGCCTCGCGGACCGGAATCCCCGCGCATACCGGAAGACCCGTCGGCCCGCGTGATCCCCCGTCGTGGCGTGCGGGCCCTCTGCGCCCGCCTCCGGAGCGAGGGGAAGCGGATCGTCTTCACCAACGGCTGCTTCGACCTTCTGCATGCCGGCCACGCGCAATATCTGCGCCGCGCGGCAGCGCTGGGGGACGTGCTCCTGGTGGGATTAAACAGTGACGCCTCCGTCCGCCGCCTGAAGGGGGCGGGGCGCCCGGTGCAGAAAGCCTCGGACCGTGCGTATCTTCTCGCCTCGCTTTCCTGCGTTTCCTATGTGACGATTTTTCCCGAGGACACCCCGGCGCGGTTGATCGGAGAGGTGATCCCGCACGTCCTCGTCAAGGGAGGCGACTGGAAGGGTAAGAAGATCGTGGGATCGGACATGGTCCGAGCCCACGGCGGCGTCGTGAAGACGATCCGGTTCCTCCACGGCCGCTCGACGACCTCGATCCTCGCGCGGGCCGCGGAGATCAGGCGGAAGAGTCCCGGATCTTCCGGAGGGAGGACAGGAACGTCGCAATCTCCGCCCGTGTCGTGA
- a CDS encoding carbon-nitrogen family hydrolase, whose amino-acid sequence MPVSPFLAAALQFRVDVADVPSNRERAVRLIEAAAARGARLCVLPEMWSTGFAEERLLPLSRTTPEVLHELRSLAARLKVVIAGSLPERVGRGVYNTLYVVNATGVVTGEYRKTHLFSPSGEDRWFRRGVSAVVIPTDAGTVGPLICYDLRFPELSRKYFLDGAGVLCVSSQWPSIRRAHWRILTVARAVETQAYVVAANAVGPSGPFRYAGDSVIVSPDGERLASVGEEEGLALATIDPAVVLETRRRIPCLADRNPRAYRKTRRPA is encoded by the coding sequence ATGCCCGTCTCGCCGTTCCTCGCCGCCGCGCTGCAATTCCGCGTCGACGTAGCCGACGTTCCCTCCAACCGGGAACGTGCGGTTCGCCTCATCGAGGCGGCCGCCGCGCGCGGCGCCCGCCTTTGCGTGCTGCCGGAAATGTGGAGCACGGGGTTCGCGGAGGAACGCCTTCTCCCGCTCTCCCGGACGACCCCGGAGGTCCTGCATGAACTCCGGTCGCTTGCAGCCCGGCTCAAGGTGGTCATCGCGGGGTCCCTTCCAGAGCGGGTCGGCCGCGGGGTATACAACACCCTCTACGTCGTCAACGCCACGGGCGTCGTCACCGGCGAGTACCGGAAGACGCACCTGTTCTCCCCCTCGGGGGAGGACCGCTGGTTCCGGAGGGGTGTCTCCGCCGTCGTCATCCCCACGGACGCGGGTACAGTGGGTCCCCTCATCTGCTACGACCTGCGATTCCCGGAACTTTCCCGTAAATATTTCCTCGACGGTGCGGGAGTGCTCTGCGTGTCGTCCCAGTGGCCTTCCATCCGGCGCGCCCATTGGCGGATCCTCACGGTCGCCCGGGCGGTCGAAACCCAGGCGTATGTCGTCGCGGCGAACGCCGTCGGACCGTCGGGCCCGTTCCGCTACGCGGGCGACTCGGTGATCGTCTCCCCCGACGGTGAACGTCTCGCGTCGGTCGGGGAGGAGGAAGGATTGGCACTGGCGACGATCGATCCTGCCGTCGTCCTGGAAACCCGAAGGAGGATCCCATGCCTCGCGGACCGGAATCCCCGCGCATACCGGAAGACCCGTCGGCCCGCGTGA